One Methanomassiliicoccales archaeon genomic window carries:
- a CDS encoding undecaprenyl-diphosphate phosphatase — EAFRFSFLLGIPTFVGAAIFSGLSAAPENIGGLAVGAISAFVFGLFALWIFRHLFSRRRLWPLALYCLLLGIAGLAGS; from the coding sequence CCGAAGCTTTTCGGTTTTCTTTCCTTCTTGGCATTCCCACTTTTGTGGGAGCCGCCATTTTCTCCGGTCTTTCCGCCGCGCCGGAAAACATAGGGGGACTGGCAGTCGGCGCTATCTCCGCGTTTGTCTTCGGACTTTTTGCCCTCTGGATTTTCCGGCACCTGTTTTCCAGACGACGACTTTGGCCGTTGGCCCTTTATTGCCTTCTTCTGGGGATTGCCGGCTTGGCGGGGAGCTGA